Proteins encoded in a region of the Misgurnus anguillicaudatus chromosome 9, ASM2758022v2, whole genome shotgun sequence genome:
- the LOC141366215 gene encoding olfactory receptor 6N1-like → MNTSGPVEFFILDGLKEKYILPFVFTAYISILSGNSVIIYLVRTDPKLNTPMYFFLHFLSFNDIVFTSATMPNMLFMLLTGVRTISKTGCLLQMFFFLSSGGTGRGLLTMMAFDRYVAICNPLRYTTIMTRRLCVLSVFGSWVFGIVILLPSFIWATLLPYCGPNVVKHLFCDHSSAVVLACTDTTRNGVLSLTVVVVFLVGTFIFILTSYICICKSVSKMSRADQLKAFGTCVSHLIVVCISYVSAVFVYVSYRVAKFDPDVRIIIAVLYSMLTPLLNPIIYSLRNKELHDAIKRAFGKFTTASKETRKTVPSISK, encoded by the coding sequence ATGAACACTAGTGGGCCTGTGGAGTTCTTCATCCTTGATGGACTGAAGGaaaaatacatccttccctTTGTCTTTACTGCTTACATCTCTATACTGAGTGGAAACAGCGTGATCATATATCTTGTTAGAACTGACCCCAAACTCAACACCCCAATGTACTTTTTCCTtcattttttgtctttcaaTGACATAGTGTTCACATCTGCAACAATGCCCAACATGCTCTTTATGTTGCTGACTGGAGTCAGAACCATCTCTAAAACAGGATGCCTTTTACAAATGTTCTTTTTTCTTTCAAGCGGAGGGACAGGACGTGGTTTGTTGACCATGATGGCGTTTGATCGCTATGTAGCCATTTGCAACCCCCTGCGTTACACCACTATCATGACCAGACGGTTGTGTGTTTTGTCGGTATTTGGTTCGTGGGTTTTCGGGATCGTTATTCTTCTGCCATCATTTATCTGGGCTACTCTGTTGCCATACTGCGGGCCAAATGTAGTTAAACACTTGTTTTGTGATCACTCATCGGCAGTAGTCCTAGCCTGTACTGACACCACTAGAAATGGCGTTTTGTCTCTAACAGTAGTTGTCGTTTTCCTTGTCggtacttttatttttatcttaACTTCATATATCTGTATATGCAAATCCGTCAGCAAAATGAGCAGGGCAGATCAGCTTAAAGCTTTTGGCACATGCGTGTCCCATCTAATAGTGGTGTGCATTTCCTATGTATCAGCTGTCTTTGTGTACGTCTCCTATCGTGTAGCAAAATTTGACCCAGATGTTCGTATAATCATCGCTGTACTTTACAGCATGCTGACACCTCTACTGAATCCCatcatttacagtctgaggaACAAAGAGCTGCATGATGCAATAAAGAGAGCATTTGGGAAATTCACAACTGCTTCAAAAGAAACCAGGAAAACAGTGCCCTCCATTTCAAAGTGA